The following coding sequences are from one Sulfurimonas crateris window:
- a CDS encoding NAD-dependent epimerase/dehydratase family protein, with translation MKKKILVTGGAGFVGSHLCEKLSQNKDYDVYSLDNYFTGSKENHVPNVTYIEGDTVDIAKLVTFYPDMVYHLGEYSRVEQSFDDIEKVWKYNKDGIFAVLEFVRRAGCKILYAGSSTKFGDGGLGRSASPYAWTKASNTELVENYGTWYNVPYAVTYFYNVYGPREIQSGKYATLIALFKEKMKKGDVLTVVSPGTQKRNFTHIDDIIDGLVLVGENGYGDEFGIGSPESYSILEIAQMFGGKIEMLPERKGNRMSADVVTAKTEALGWNPKKNIKDYIEKLRKNNWEHE, from the coding sequence ATGAAGAAAAAAATATTAGTAACCGGTGGTGCAGGATTTGTGGGAAGCCACCTTTGTGAAAAGCTCTCACAAAACAAAGACTATGATGTTTACAGTCTAGACAACTACTTTACCGGCAGCAAAGAGAATCATGTTCCAAATGTAACATACATAGAAGGAGACACCGTAGATATCGCGAAACTCGTTACTTTTTATCCTGATATGGTTTACCATTTAGGAGAATATTCTAGAGTTGAACAGAGTTTTGATGATATAGAAAAAGTTTGGAAATACAATAAGGACGGCATTTTTGCTGTTCTAGAGTTTGTAAGACGGGCGGGCTGTAAAATACTATATGCAGGAAGTTCTACAAAATTCGGTGATGGGGGCCTTGGAAGAAGTGCCTCCCCATATGCCTGGACAAAAGCAAGCAATACTGAACTAGTGGAAAATTACGGCACATGGTATAACGTACCTTATGCTGTCACATATTTTTATAATGTATATGGGCCGAGGGAGATACAAAGCGGAAAGTACGCGACTCTGATTGCTCTTTTTAAAGAAAAAATGAAAAAAGGAGATGTTTTAACTGTTGTAAGTCCTGGAACTCAAAAAAGAAATTTTACCCACATAGACGATATTATCGATGGTCTTGTTTTAGTTGGTGAAAACGGCTATGGAGATGAATTTGGCATTGGAAGCCCAGAATCTTACAGCATACTTGAAATAGCCCAAATGTTCGGCGGTAAAATAGAGATGCTGCCTGAAAGAAAGGGCAATAGAATGAGCGCAGATGTCGTAACAGCTAAAACCGAAGCTTTAGGCTGGAATCCAAAGAAAAACATAAAAGATTACATAGAAAAATTAAGAAAAAACAACTGGGAGCATGAGTAG